TTGCCGCTGATAATGAGACGGCATCAGATATGGCTTATGAGGCATCAAAGCTGGCGCTGCAACGGGCAGGCTTATCGGCAGACAGTCTTGATATAATAATAGTGGCAACAATCTCCGGGGATATGCCGATTCCGGCTACAGCCTGCTATGTGCAGAAAAAGCTTGGCGCCTCCAAAGCCGCAGCGTTTGATATAAATGCCGCATGTTCCGGGTTTATCTTTGGCCTTTCAACCGCTAATGCGTACATAAAGGCAGGGTTATATAAAAGAATTCTCTTAATAGGTTCAGAGGTTTTAACTAAATTTACAGACTGGCAGGACAGAAACACATGCGTCTTATTTGGAGACGGCGCTGGAGCAGTCATTCTTGAAGCACATGATGGATACAATGGAGTGCTTTCTGTTGATATTCACTCCGACGGCGCTCTATCTGATATTTTGCTTTTACCGGGTGGCGGCTCAAAACATCCTACCTCGGTTCAAACTGTAAATGACAGGCTTCATTATATTAAAATGAAAGGGAACGAGACCTTTAAGATTGCTGTCAGAACTCTTGAGAAACTTGTGGTTGACGCTCTTGAAAAAAACGGAGTTGACCCAAAAGACTTGGCTCTTTTAATCCCACATCAGGCAAACCTGAGAATAATCGCTGCAACAGCCAGCCGTCTTGGCCTTACTATGGACAGAGTGATGCTAAATCTCAACAGATGCGGCAACACCTCGGCAGCTTCAATCCCAATAGCCCTCGATGAAGCAGTCGTAACCGGACGCGTAAAGGATGGAGATTATATCCTGCTTGAGGCATTTGGCGGCGGCCTCACATGGGCATCCGCTCTGATTAAGTGGTAGAAAGAACAAAATGAATAAGTAATAAGGGAGGGCGCTGCCCTCCCTTAGACCCTCCCGCAAGGGGTTTTGAACCCCTTGACCCCAGGTTTTGGGTTAGTGATCATCCGAAGCTGTCATTGCGAACCCCCGCAGGGGGTGTGGCAATCTCCTTTTTTTATAGAATGTTATATGTTGTGTTAAAGAATTTTTTAACCGGCGTTCCGCCGCTTAAAAAGTCTCACAGCGAGCTCCGCCCGCTAAACTGACGAAAAGATGAAAGGATTTATAGCATTACGTTAATACCGATTTGTCGCCAAAAAGCTAATATAATGTAATGGTGGAGAAAAAGGACTGGATCCCGCAACAAGTGCGGGATGACAAAGAGGTGGTGCGAGATGACAAAGAGGCTGGGGTTCCTATCCTGTCATTCTGTCCCTTTCCTGTCATTCCTGCGAAGGCAGGAATCCAGGTCTTTTATTTATATCTTTGAACGTAACTCGGTATAACTACTGTTCTGCAAGAAAGTCCAGTAATTCGTTATAAGAATTATCTCCTTTATATTTCGCCATTTTGAGACCTCTGAGAAAAGGAGAAATATCATCGTCACCACAATTATCCAGCCTTAAAGGAATTACTCTTTTATCTGTTTTTTTAGAAAAAATATCGTATAAAACAGATTCATATTCGGCTCTACACCAATTTGATTTTCCAAGATTTTCGCTTAGGCAGGGCATAATGTGCTTACTGTCTTTCAACCCCTCTTCTATCTTTTCTATGATCCTCTCGCCAAATCCTATCTTTTCATGATCAATCCAATAGCTTATCCCTTTAGTTTTCAAATCACGCAATATCTCATTTTCAATTGTGTCCTTATCTTTACGGGCGTGGCTAATAAACACATCGTACTTTTTTGTATGTTCAAGAAGCTCTTTAAGTGATACAGGTTTGGCAGTTTTACCACAGTTAACTTTGAGTTCGCCCTGAATTTCCATCTGAGTGAGAAAATCATATTCAAATAGGTACTTACAGTCTTTAAAACACGGGCATGGCACTTTTAAATCAGCCTTAAGATTTTTGGTTATTTCATGAATACTCTCAAAGTGATTTCTTATAGTAGTCAAAATTTCACGTTTTTTATCTCCAGCTATTGTAATCTCTATTTTCCTGTCGTTTGGATATGCTCTTATATAAGCTTTTGTTTTATTGCCGTTATCAATTTTCTGTAATATCGCACCAGTACGCCAGCATAAATAATTTTGGTTTTCATCTCGTTTGATTAATTCATGGGCTCTTACAATAAACCTTGGGATAACCGTTTTTGGTAAAAAGTCATATTCATATATGACCTTTACGCTGCCCTTTAAATCCCAGTCTATGTCAACGCTTTCTTTGGTTAAAGCGCTAGCTATGACGTGATTTTCTTTTTTCTCTATTTGAAATGATAACTCTAACCTTTTCATTAAATTAAGAAGTACATCGTGTTTTTCTTTTGGATAGCCATCCTCTTTTTTCCAAATATCAGTCAAATCGTTCTTATGTAAAATCCCTTTTCCTTCTATAACTGCTCTTGACGACACAACCTTATAGACCGCATTAGTGCCCCATGATGGTTTTATAATTATCGTATTGTGCAGTGTCAAATCGTCTTTAAAATGTAAAAACACGCCTAAATCATGAAGATATTCATCAAGCACATTTTCCTTACCTGCTTCAATTCCGTTTTCATTGCACAGCTTTTGAAATTCTGAATACTCAATATGGTTTCTTGTATCATTTTCTAATTGCTCTCTGATTTTTATCCATGGCTGCGGCCAATCACTACCCATATGTGGCAACTGGGCGGCTATCTCAGCTATATCGGCTTTCAGTTTATCAAAACTATCATGAACCTTATCAGGTTCTTTACAACTTACGCGATAAAAACCTTGTATGATACCGGGGAATCTCTCTTTTAAATCTTTTAAATTAATATCACCTGCGTATTCGTCGTACTTATTAAGAACTAAAATAACCGGACTGCCCACACCGAATACCTTAATGGTGTTAAGCCAGTGTTCAATTCTGCCGTATTCGTCCTCTTGTCTGGCATCCCATACAAGCATATAAACAGAGCGCTTTGTCAGGAAAAACTGATGGGTTGCGTGGTAAATCTCCTGTCCGCCAAAATCCCACACATTTAACTTTATATTCTGATTGTCTTGAATTTTTAAAGTTAACGACTTTATTTCTATTCCTTTTGTTGTTTCCTGAGTTTCTGAAAAACTGTTATCAATTAGTCTTCTTAAAATACTTGTCTTTCCAACGTCACCCTGCCCAACAATTATTAACTTTGCTTCATATCGTTTTTCAATTTCTGGTTTTTGTTCTGCTGTAGCAATAATGGATGTATATAAAACTGGTGATGCCACTGTAATTGTACTTTGCTTTTCTAATGAGTCAAAAAATTCTCTTATCGCATTAATGCCATTTCTTGCTATCTCTATCGGCGGGGTTACAAGTGGGTTGTCATCTACCCAAAATGCAAGTGATTTATTAAGGTTTCCAAACTCAGGCTGGAGACTCGTTAGTTGGTTTCTAGATAAATCAAGTCTAAGCAAATTCTTAAGTTTTCCAATCTCAGGTGGGAGGCTTGTTAGTTCTTCACTAGCCAAGTCTAGTTCTTTAGCTTTATTTTCATACGCTTTATTGATTACTTCTAATAGTTCATTTTCATCCATTTTGAACAAGCCCCCATAATTGATCCTCTAATTACTCCTGTTAATGTTCTGTCATAGCAGAACGAAAAGAAACACGGTCTGCTATATAATGATTAAAGTTTTCTATAGGATTATTGTACAGATTCTATGATTATTTTGCAAGAAGCTGTTAAACCCGTTGTTGGAGCAACCAACACCGCGTTTCAGGGGAGTGGGGTTTAATATCGAATTGCAATCTAAGTTTTATATAAAGAGGAGATTACGACGTCGCTACCGCTCCTCGTAATGACGGATAGAAAGACGCTAACCCTTGTAGTCATTGCGAGCGCAGCGTAGCAATCTCCTCCTTTTTCTGTAACTTAATTTTGTATTTGAACGCTACCCTGTATTAAAAAGTAATTCCAATTCTTACAGTTTGGGGATTTAGCACGTAATTTTTCTTAGTATTAATATTACTTTCGCAACAATTTATCTGTTAATTCATTAATGGTTTTATGTAAAACTGCACCAATTTGATTTCCCAAGATTTTTACTCAGGCAAAGCAATGAATTAACCTGGAATTAGTGCAAAACTAAACCTGGATTACATTTAATGGAATTTAGATTACGGGCAGCATCTGCATAATCGGGTTGATATTCTAACGCTATTGCAAATTCTGACACTGCCTCCTCTATAAGTCCCTGTTTTAAATAAAGTGCACCTAGGTTGTTATGAGCCACTGCAAAGGCTGGAGTTATAGCTATGGCTTTTTTGTAATTTTCCAGTGCTTTCTTAAGCACGCCGCGTTTAAGATAAATATTGCCAATGTTATTATAAGTTTGAGCAAGATCGGATTTTAATTGTAATGCTTTTTCATACAGCTTAAGTGCTTCGTCGTATTGCCCTTGTGAGGCATAAATATTTCCAAGATTGATGTAAGGCGGAGCAAAAAGGGGATTCGTTTTTATTGCCAGTTCATAAGCGCTCTTAGCATCATTAATCTCTCCAAGGTGTTCATAAATATATCCTGTCAGGTTGATTGACTGATAGTCGTTTATGTTTAACTCTATAGCTTGTTTAGCTGCTCTGAGTGCTTCGTCGTAGCGATATTTGTTGAAATATGCGTTTGCTAAAAAATTGTAGGGAAGGGGATGCTGCGGTGCTTTTCTGACATTATCCTCCCACAATGTTATCTCGCTTTGCCAGTGTACATTATTTGTATAAGTCGTAAGAGTTAAAATAATCGCTATTCCTAAAGAGATTATTACTATTACTTTCTCTCCGAATTTCCGCAAAAATCTGAATGCTAAAGCTCCCACAAAAAGAGAAAATCCTGCCGATGGCAAATATGCCCTGTACTGAAGCAATACCCATTCTTTTACGGCAACCAGTAGCTGAGGTGAAATATTAATAAAAAACCATAAAATTCCAAAGGCTGCTAATTTGTAAAAGAGACGGTTGTTATCATCATTTTTCTTTTTAAACGAATCAAAAATTAAGACTGCTAAATAGCTAAGAATTATCAGAACAAAAACTCCGGATAAAATCACCCGGTAGTCTGAAAAAACCTTTGAGACCGGATAGTAGTATATGAGGGTTTGGTTAACCGGAAAGATTAGCATTTTTATATAAGTTACAACCGCTCTTATCTGGGTAAAGAAGTTTTCTCCGGCTGAATAAACATACAGAGGGTTTCTTGTGGCAGAATAGCTAAGGGATTTATCAACGGAGCTGAAGTCATTAACTTTACTTAAGTCGAGATGGATGCCGAATGTTCCTAATTTTATTAAAATTAAAGGAATAATTACATAGAAAGGAATAAGAAAAAATATTCGTTTTGTCACTTTACCCTTAAAAAATAAAAATTCATAGGCGGTAAGTATCACAGGAAGCGTAATGGCAGATTCTTTGGTCTTAACTGAAACCAAAGCAAAAAACAGTGACAAAGCATAAAACACGTATTTTTTTAATTTTATCTTAGGATCACCACAGCCGGTCCTCCGCCATAAAGCATAAAACACCAACGACGACAAGTACATCAATGTAACTAACGAGGAATACCTCTGTATGATATACGTCACTGCCTGAATTTGATTCGGATGTAGTGTAAAAATTAAAGCAATCAGGAAAGCTACATTTTCATTTATTGCTCTTTCTGAACTTTCTGCAGTAGATTTTCCTGATACAGCATTCAATGTAAGCAAACTAAAAGCAAATAAAAGAAGACCGTTTATTATATGAATCAAAATATTAACAATATGATAGCCAGGTGGCTTGAGTCCGTGGAGTTTACAATTTAAAAAGAAACTTGTTTCGGTTACAAACCTCATCTCGGTAAAGTCTCTGTACTGACAAAGATTTTCGAGGTTGTGGTCATCAAGTACAAATGGTGAATTTAAAGTATTGCTATAAGCAAGTACTGCTAAGACAATAATAACAGATATTTTAATCAGCCTAATATTTAAAAGACCGGTAAACTTGTTAATGATATTATGAATTTGTTTTAATTTCATAGGATTTAGTATAACACAGCAGTTTTGAGGTTATCGCAGCTTTTTTTTAACAAAGACAGTTAAACTAACTTTAATAGGTGTCTGATTATTGACATACTAAAGGAATAACTATACAATATTATTAATGAAAGAAGGACAGACCAGAACATGTTTTAATAAGTTAATCGGTAAGTCTCAGGAGATGCAGCGTCTTTATTCGATAATAGAGAAGGTGGCATCCTCAGATAGTACCATTTTGATAATGGGAGAGAGTGGAACTGGTAAGGAGTTGGTGGCTAAGGCGATTCATTTTTTAAGTGTAAGGGCAGAGAATCCTTTTGTACCTGTTAATTGTGGTGCAATTCCTAAAGAATTACTTGAGTCTGAACTCTTTGGCCACGAAAAGGGTGCTTTTACTGGCGCCATTTGTGCACGCAAAGGACGCTTTGAACTTGCCGATACAGGCACGATTTTTCTTGATGAAATTGGTGAGCTGCACCCATCCCTGCAGGTAAAACTCCTCAGAGTTCTGCAAGAAAGGGAATATGAAAGGGTAGGGGGAGTTAAAACCGTAAAGGGCGATGTCCGAATATTGGCTGCCACAAATAAGAATCTTGAGGAGGCTACAAAGCGCGGAGAGTTCAGAGAGGATCTCTACTACAGACTAAACGTCATACCTGTTAAGATATCGCCTCTTAGGAACAGAAAAGAAGATATTCCTATTCTAAGAGACCATTTTATAAAGATATACTCCGACAAAAGAGCTATAGAGCATATTGTGGTTAATGACGACGCTATGGAGCTTTTAGTGAAGTATAACTGGCCTGGAAACGTCAGGGAACTTGAAACCCTTATAGAGCGTTTCACCATACTGACGGAAAACGGGGTCGTAACTCTTGAGGATCTACCGGAGAGGTTTTTTCCTGCTAATCCTCACACGTCTGTTATGTCATCAGGCGGCTTATCCCAACTTCCCCCTGAGGGGATAGATTTGAACTCCTTTCTTGATGACATAGAAACCAATATAATACACCAAGCACTGGAACGCTCTCAGGGAGTGAAAAGTAAGGCCGCTGCTCTTTTGGGTTTAAACAGGACCACCTTTATAGAGAAATTAAAAAAGAAGGGAATAGATACTATAAAGTCTGGTGATTCACAATGACAGCAGCACGACATATAGCCGAAACATGTCATTTGTTTGACGTGTTGAGATTTAAATAACCTTTTTAAATTAAGAACTTACCAACTGGTATATAATTTGCTACTATAATTTGATGAAAGTCTATATCTTTTCAATAGTTTTTTTAATCTTTGTCTCTTTAATGACAAATGCTTTTGCATTATCGCTCCCTGAACTCATTTTGACGCCGGAGTTAAAGCAGGCATGGGTTTTGATTGAACTAAAGGACTACAGCAAAGCAATAAAAATGCTTGATGAGTGCAGGCCGTTACAAAGCAAGGGTGCTGATGAATTGGCCGCCTGTAATTATCTCTATGCAAAAGTTCTTCAGTTAAGGGGCAACGATACTGAGGCAGCAGAAAGGTACGGCAGGGCTTATGTATATGCGAAAAACAAAAATATAAGAGAAGAGGCGCTGTTTAAACAAAGTAAAATCAATTATGAGAAAAAACGATATTTTCTATCCAGGGCTGAGTTTAAGGCATTTTTGAGGAATTTCCCAAAATCAAAATATGCTGCAGAGGCTGGAGCATACCTGGCTAAGAGTCTGGAGGAAACAGGAGCTATAGAAGAGGCTCTTACTTACTATGACAAAGCTGAAGATTCACCTGAGGTTCTATATGGCAAAGCTAATATACTGCATCAGATGGGAAAATACAAAGAGGCTGAAAAAGCATACTCAAAAGCCATTTCAAAAGGTATGGGTTATCTTTTAAAAGACGAAAAAACTCGGTACTATTATGGCGAGAATTTATTTACTAATGGTAATACTAAAAAGGCAAAAAGCTTCTTATCTTTGGTAAAAGACGAAAAATTTAAGGACAGGGCGAAGCTCTATATTGGGATTATCTCAATGGAGGATGCAAAACCAGATAAAGCTATAGAGTTTCTTACGGAGGCAGCAAGTGCAAAGGACAGTTTAGCAAAAAAGAAAGCGTTCTTAAATCTGGCTGCATTATTTATTAAGCAC
This region of Nitrospirota bacterium genomic DNA includes:
- a CDS encoding ketoacyl-ACP synthase III, producing the protein MSNARVISTGSYLPEKVLTNSDLEKMVDTSDTWIVERTGIHERRIAADNETASDMAYEASKLALQRAGLSADSLDIIIVATISGDMPIPATACYVQKKLGASKAAAFDINAACSGFIFGLSTANAYIKAGLYKRILLIGSEVLTKFTDWQDRNTCVLFGDGAGAVILEAHDGYNGVLSVDIHSDGALSDILLLPGGGSKHPTSVQTVNDRLHYIKMKGNETFKIAVRTLEKLVVDALEKNGVDPKDLALLIPHQANLRIIAATASRLGLTMDRVMLNLNRCGNTSAASIPIALDEAVVTGRVKDGDYILLEAFGGGLTWASALIKW
- a CDS encoding tetratricopeptide repeat protein, with translation MKLKQIHNIINKFTGLLNIRLIKISVIIVLAVLAYSNTLNSPFVLDDHNLENLCQYRDFTEMRFVTETSFFLNCKLHGLKPPGYHIVNILIHIINGLLLFAFSLLTLNAVSGKSTAESSERAINENVAFLIALIFTLHPNQIQAVTYIIQRYSSLVTLMYLSSLVFYALWRRTGCGDPKIKLKKYVFYALSLFFALVSVKTKESAITLPVILTAYEFLFFKGKVTKRIFFLIPFYVIIPLILIKLGTFGIHLDLSKVNDFSSVDKSLSYSATRNPLYVYSAGENFFTQIRAVVTYIKMLIFPVNQTLIYYYPVSKVFSDYRVILSGVFVLIILSYLAVLIFDSFKKKNDDNNRLFYKLAAFGILWFFINISPQLLVAVKEWVLLQYRAYLPSAGFSLFVGALAFRFLRKFGEKVIVIISLGIAIILTLTTYTNNVHWQSEITLWEDNVRKAPQHPLPYNFLANAYFNKYRYDEALRAAKQAIELNINDYQSINLTGYIYEHLGEINDAKSAYELAIKTNPLFAPPYINLGNIYASQGQYDEALKLYEKALQLKSDLAQTYNNIGNIYLKRGVLKKALENYKKAIAITPAFAVAHNNLGALYLKQGLIEEAVSEFAIALEYQPDYADAARNLNSIKCNPGLVLH
- a CDS encoding TIR domain-containing protein, which produces MDENELLEVINKAYENKAKELDLASEELTSLPPEIGKLKNLLRLDLSRNQLTSLQPEFGNLNKSLAFWVDDNPLVTPPIEIARNGINAIREFFDSLEKQSTITVASPVLYTSIIATAEQKPEIEKRYEAKLIIVGQGDVGKTSILRRLIDNSFSETQETTKGIEIKSLTLKIQDNQNIKLNVWDFGGQEIYHATHQFFLTKRSVYMLVWDARQEDEYGRIEHWLNTIKVFGVGSPVILVLNKYDEYAGDINLKDLKERFPGIIQGFYRVSCKEPDKVHDSFDKLKADIAEIAAQLPHMGSDWPQPWIKIREQLENDTRNHIEYSEFQKLCNENGIEAGKENVLDEYLHDLGVFLHFKDDLTLHNTIIIKPSWGTNAVYKVVSSRAVIEGKGILHKNDLTDIWKKEDGYPKEKHDVLLNLMKRLELSFQIEKKENHVIASALTKESVDIDWDLKGSVKVIYEYDFLPKTVIPRFIVRAHELIKRDENQNYLCWRTGAILQKIDNGNKTKAYIRAYPNDRKIEITIAGDKKREILTTIRNHFESIHEITKNLKADLKVPCPCFKDCKYLFEYDFLTQMEIQGELKVNCGKTAKPVSLKELLEHTKKYDVFISHARKDKDTIENEILRDLKTKGISYWIDHEKIGFGERIIEKIEEGLKDSKHIMPCLSENLGKSNWCRAEYESVLYDIFSKKTDKRVIPLRLDNCGDDDISPFLRGLKMAKYKGDNSYNELLDFLAEQ
- a CDS encoding sigma-54-dependent Fis family transcriptional regulator: MKEGQTRTCFNKLIGKSQEMQRLYSIIEKVASSDSTILIMGESGTGKELVAKAIHFLSVRAENPFVPVNCGAIPKELLESELFGHEKGAFTGAICARKGRFELADTGTIFLDEIGELHPSLQVKLLRVLQEREYERVGGVKTVKGDVRILAATNKNLEEATKRGEFREDLYYRLNVIPVKISPLRNRKEDIPILRDHFIKIYSDKRAIEHIVVNDDAMELLVKYNWPGNVRELETLIERFTILTENGVVTLEDLPERFFPANPHTSVMSSGGLSQLPPEGIDLNSFLDDIETNIIHQALERSQGVKSKAAALLGLNRTTFIEKLKKKGIDTIKSGDSQ